A single window of Nicotiana tomentosiformis chromosome 1, ASM39032v3, whole genome shotgun sequence DNA harbors:
- the LOC138891610 gene encoding uncharacterized protein — MKMDVPKKERSLSLRIAEGSDLEDDEMDMITKDFKKYLKRGKNPLRSGSCNKPKALESQTNEGCYKCDDEDGYEQALMAIEESDEESELSKERVVWKAKCKNLELRVIETISENTALKNQEHHSSNRRGLDFGNMPPKWDPKSKYLTFPENKICTHCGKTGHYKSECNTKEKVQVKGSSQIWYMDSGYSKHMTGSKNQFLFTWGPQRSLISGKRVNNIYIVDLSTLSENKLTCLSVLDNDPLLWNKGLGHASLSQLNKLVSKDLVIGLPNIKFKEDKVCESCPRGKQVRSSFKCKKVVSTTGAMELVHKDLCGPMRTLSRGGKRYVMVLIDDYSMFTWTLLLTSKDEAFSMFISFVRKTQKQLGNQLASIRSDHGIEFENAKFTEFCDEHGIDHNFSPPRLCIRVK; from the exons atgaagatggatgtacccaagaaggaaaggagcctgtCACTCAGAATcgctgaaggttctgatctagaagatgatgaaatggatatgatcacaaaggacttcaaaAAGTATCTAAAGAGAGGAAAGAATCCTTTAAGAAGTGGAAGCTGCAACAAACCAAAGGCTCTTGAAAGTCAAACCAATGagggatgctacaagtgtg atgatgaagatggatatgaacaagcacttatggccattgaagaatctgatgaggaatctgag TTGTCTAAGGAACGTGTGGTTTggaaagcaaagtgtaagaatcTGGAACTTAGGGTTATTGAGactataagtgaaaatactgcattaaagaaccag gaacatcatagtagcaacagaagaggacttgACTTTGGGAATAtgccacctaaatgggatcccaaaagtaAGTACCTTACATTTCCTGAGAATAAGatttgtactcactgtggtaaaacaggtcactataaaagtgaatgcaatacaaaagaaaag gtccaagtgaaggggagcagccaaatatggtacatggatagtggctactcaaagcatatgacaggaagcaagaaccagttccttttcACTTGGggacctcaaaggag TCTAATCAGT ggaaaaagagtgaacaatatatatattgtagatttGTCCACACTCTCAGAAAATAAACTCACTTGtttaagtgtgttggacaatgatcctCTCCTTTGGAACAAGggacttggacatgcaagtctgagtcaactcaacaaattagtctccaaggatctggtgatagggctgcctaacatcaagtttaaggaagacaaagtttgtgagtcTTGtccaagggggaagcaggtaagatcctcttttaaatgtaAGAAAGTAGTAAGTACCACCGGggcgatggaactggtccataagGATCtatgtggtccaatgagaacattaagtagaggtggtaaaagatatgtgatggtgcttattgatgattactctatgtttacttggacattgcttttaacatctaaagatgaagcatttagcATGTTcatttcttttgttagaaaaactcaaaaacaactaggtaatcaacttgcatcaattaggtctgatcatggcattgaatttgaaaatgctaaatttaccgaattttgtgatgagcatggcatagatcataatttttctccTCCAAGGCTGTGTATAAGAGTAAAATGA